In Streptomyces sp. NBC_00569, a single genomic region encodes these proteins:
- a CDS encoding globin domain-containing protein — protein MDAPTTTSADSGSGGGGGWFTPRKAPPAGASTDQEAPSEGRRVTPIRPVGRPERISDDHAETVPAQSAAPVAEAAPAPQYASAAGTPPQPGPHAAARPHGAQHGQGPSPAHPPHSAPPAQAAAPPRAETTPRPAPAPEASPDARLIRRTLEEVGPDADKVTSYFYALLFVRHPELRPLFPASMDTQRDRLLKALLTAAEHADNKNVLVPYLKNLGRGHRKYGTQPEHYPAVGECLIGALTRYATTTWDQETEAAWVRTYTTISQVMIDAAAADELRAPAWWYGEVVSHDLRTSDIAVVTVRPDQPYPFLAGQYTSLETPWWPRIWRHYSFASAPRSDGLLSFHVKAVPAGWVSNALVHRARPGDVIRLGPPSGSMTVDHSSDSGLLCLGGGTGIAPIKALVEDVAEHGQRRPVEVFYGARTDHDLYDIDTMLRLQQTHPWLAVRPIVDQQAHLQLPDAVREYGPWNEYDAYLSGPPGMIRNGVDALRDIGIPVDRIRHDSVEELVATGN, from the coding sequence ATGGACGCTCCGACCACTACGTCGGCCGACTCCGGGTCCGGCGGCGGGGGCGGTTGGTTCACGCCGCGCAAGGCGCCGCCCGCCGGCGCGAGCACGGACCAGGAGGCGCCGTCAGAGGGGCGCAGGGTCACGCCCATACGGCCTGTAGGCCGGCCCGAGCGAATATCGGACGACCACGCGGAGACGGTGCCCGCGCAGAGCGCCGCCCCGGTCGCTGAGGCCGCGCCCGCCCCTCAGTACGCGTCAGCCGCCGGCACGCCCCCGCAGCCCGGCCCGCACGCGGCCGCGCGCCCTCACGGCGCCCAGCACGGCCAGGGGCCGAGTCCCGCGCACCCGCCGCACTCCGCGCCCCCGGCGCAGGCGGCGGCACCGCCCAGGGCAGAGACCACCCCCCGCCCCGCTCCCGCGCCCGAAGCCTCCCCAGACGCGCGGCTCATCCGCCGCACGCTGGAGGAAGTCGGCCCGGACGCCGACAAGGTCACCTCGTACTTCTACGCGCTGCTCTTCGTGCGCCACCCCGAACTCCGGCCTCTGTTCCCCGCCTCGATGGACACCCAGCGCGACCGGCTCCTCAAGGCGCTGCTGACGGCGGCCGAGCACGCCGACAACAAGAACGTCCTCGTCCCGTACCTGAAGAACCTGGGCCGCGGACACCGCAAGTACGGCACGCAGCCCGAGCACTACCCAGCGGTCGGCGAGTGCCTGATCGGCGCGTTGACCCGGTACGCGACGACGACGTGGGACCAGGAGACGGAGGCGGCCTGGGTGCGTACGTACACGACGATCTCCCAGGTCATGATCGACGCGGCGGCGGCGGACGAGCTGCGCGCGCCGGCGTGGTGGTACGGCGAGGTGGTCTCGCACGATCTGAGGACCTCGGACATCGCCGTGGTCACGGTCCGGCCCGACCAGCCGTACCCGTTCCTCGCCGGGCAGTACACGAGCCTGGAGACGCCGTGGTGGCCGCGAATCTGGCGGCACTACTCCTTCGCCTCGGCGCCCCGCTCCGACGGGCTGCTCTCGTTCCACGTGAAGGCCGTCCCGGCGGGGTGGGTCTCCAACGCGCTGGTGCACCGCGCCCGCCCGGGCGATGTGATCCGCCTCGGCCCGCCCTCCGGTTCGATGACGGTGGACCACAGCTCCGACAGCGGGCTGCTGTGTCTCGGCGGAGGCACCGGCATCGCGCCCATCAAGGCCCTCGTCGAGGACGTCGCGGAGCACGGCCAGCGCCGCCCGGTCGAGGTGTTCTACGGGGCTCGCACCGACCACGACCTGTACGACATCGACACGATGCTGCGGCTTCAGCAGACCCACCCCTGGCTGGCGGTCCGCCCGATCGTCGATCAGCAGGCCCATCTGCAACTGCCCGACGCGGTGCGCGAGTACGGCCCCTGGAACGAGTACGACGCCTATCTGTCGGGTCCGCCCGGCATGATCCGCAACGGGGTGGACGCCCTGCGGGACATCGGGATTCCGGTGGACCGGATCCGCCACGACTCGGTGGAGGAACTCGTCGCCACCGGCAACTGA
- a CDS encoding phage holin family protein, with the protein MKNFVVKTIANAGALAVAVWLLDKITLTGDSTGKKVGTLIIVALLFGLVNFLVKPIVKVLTFPLFILTLGLITLVVNALMLLLTSWLAEQFDLSFHVEGFWTAVLGGLIISVVSWALNVVLPDDKD; encoded by the coding sequence ATGAAGAATTTCGTAGTCAAGACGATCGCCAACGCCGGGGCCCTGGCCGTCGCTGTGTGGCTGCTCGACAAAATCACGCTGACGGGTGACAGCACCGGCAAGAAGGTCGGCACGCTGATCATCGTGGCGCTGCTCTTCGGCCTGGTGAACTTCCTGGTCAAGCCAATAGTGAAGGTCCTTACCTTCCCGCTCTTCATCCTGACGCTCGGCCTGATCACGCTCGTGGTCAACGCCCTGATGCTGCTGCTGACCTCGTGGCTGGCCGAGCAGTTCGACCTGAGCTTCCACGTCGAGGGGTTCTGGACCGCCGTCCTCGGTGGCCTGATCATCTCGGTTGTCTCCTGGGCGCTGAACGTCGTCCTGCCCGACGACAAGGACTGA
- a CDS encoding MFS transporter, producing the protein MPLALLALAIGAFGIGTTEFVIMGLLPEVAGDFGVSIPTAGFLVTGYALGVMFGAPLMTILGTRISRKRMLLLLMGLFIVGNLLSAVAPVFLVMVIGRVVASLAHGAFFGIGAVVAAELVAPEKKAGAIAMMFTGLTVANVVGVPLGTLIGQSIGWRVTFVVVAALGVVGLLGIARLVPDMPKAEGVHLRHELAAFKNVQVLLAMAMTVLGFGGVFAAITYIAPMMTNVAGYADTSVTWLLVLFGLGMVAGNLIGGKFADRKLMPMLYVALSGLAVVLALFTLTAHDKVLAAISIALIGALGFATVPPLQKRVLDHAHGAPTLASAVNIGAFNLGNALSAWLGGLVIAAGLGYTAPNWVGAVLAAAALVLAVVSAGLERRSKVSTPVVASAAPEGTRQAEPAHS; encoded by the coding sequence ATGCCTCTCGCGCTTCTGGCTCTCGCGATCGGGGCCTTCGGGATCGGAACCACGGAATTCGTGATCATGGGGCTGCTCCCCGAGGTCGCGGGCGACTTCGGCGTCTCCATCCCCACGGCCGGATTTCTGGTCACCGGCTACGCCCTCGGCGTCATGTTCGGCGCCCCCCTCATGACGATTCTGGGCACCCGCATCTCACGCAAGCGGATGCTGCTGCTCCTGATGGGCCTGTTCATCGTGGGCAACCTGCTCTCCGCGGTGGCTCCCGTCTTCCTCGTCATGGTGATCGGCCGCGTGGTCGCCTCACTCGCCCACGGCGCCTTCTTCGGAATCGGTGCGGTCGTGGCGGCCGAGCTGGTCGCCCCCGAGAAGAAGGCCGGAGCCATCGCCATGATGTTCACCGGCCTGACCGTCGCCAACGTCGTCGGCGTACCTCTGGGCACACTCATCGGCCAGAGCATCGGCTGGCGGGTCACCTTCGTGGTCGTCGCGGCGCTCGGAGTCGTCGGACTGCTCGGCATCGCCAGGCTCGTCCCCGACATGCCCAAGGCCGAGGGTGTCCACCTGCGGCACGAGCTCGCGGCCTTCAAGAACGTCCAGGTCCTGCTGGCGATGGCCATGACGGTGCTCGGCTTCGGCGGAGTCTTCGCCGCCATCACCTACATCGCACCGATGATGACGAACGTCGCCGGTTACGCCGACACGTCGGTGACCTGGCTCCTCGTCCTGTTCGGCCTCGGCATGGTCGCGGGCAACCTGATCGGCGGCAAGTTTGCCGACCGCAAGCTGATGCCGATGCTGTACGTCGCCCTGAGCGGGCTGGCCGTCGTGCTGGCCCTGTTCACGCTGACCGCCCACGACAAGGTTCTGGCGGCGATCTCCATCGCGCTGATCGGGGCCCTCGGTTTCGCCACGGTGCCGCCGCTCCAGAAGCGGGTCCTCGACCACGCCCACGGCGCCCCGACGCTGGCCTCCGCGGTCAACATCGGCGCCTTCAACCTCGGCAACGCGCTCTCGGCCTGGCTCGGCGGCCTCGTCATCGCGGCCGGCCTCGGCTACACGGCCCCCAACTGGGTCGGAGCCGTGCTCGCAGCCGCCGCGCTCGTCCTGGCCGTCGTGTCCGCGGGCCTGGAACGCCGGTCCAAGGTCTCGACCCCGGTCGTCGCAAGCGCGGCGCCCGAAGGAACCCGCCAGGCGGAACCCGCTCACAGCTGA
- a CDS encoding SsgA family sporulation/cell division regulator, with the protein MRESVQAVQAEVMMSFLVSEELSFRIPVELRYAAADPYAVRLTFHLPGDAPVTWAFGRELLVDGVAGPCGDGDVRIEPVELAGSPGDMPGEVHIRLQVGGDQALFKAGVAPLVAFLDRTDKLVPLGQERALADFEAHLDEALDRILAEEQSAG; encoded by the coding sequence ATGCGCGAGTCGGTACAGGCAGTACAAGCAGAGGTCATGATGAGCTTCCTCGTCTCCGAGGAACTCTCGTTCCGCATCCCGGTGGAGCTGCGGTACGCCGCCGCTGATCCCTACGCCGTGCGGCTGACCTTCCACCTTCCCGGGGACGCCCCGGTGACGTGGGCGTTCGGCAGAGAGCTCCTGGTGGACGGCGTGGCCGGTCCCTGCGGCGACGGCGATGTGCGCATCGAGCCGGTGGAACTGGCGGGCAGCCCGGGCGACATGCCGGGCGAGGTGCACATCCGGCTCCAAGTGGGTGGAGACCAGGCACTGTTCAAGGCGGGCGTCGCCCCCCTCGTCGCGTTCCTCGACCGTACCGACAAGCTCGTCCCGCTCGGCCAGGAGCGGGCGCTCGCCGACTTCGAGGCGCATCTCGACGAGGCACTCGACCGGATCCTCGCCGAGGAGCAGAGCGCGGGCTGA
- a CDS encoding IclR family transcriptional regulator has product MRLLEAVASHEEGAPAKQLAREAGLALPTAYHLLRTLAHEGYLRKEKGLFVLGTAAERLSSSGAQQNRRGMITDALQHWRDAIGVPVYFSVYREGEIEVVAVADTPGNPAVAEWADFRETGHAHAIGQCLLAQLDDESRRDHLDRYPAYSITPYTVRDDRALLRRLNGQGRMQPVVEHQEYALGTVCAAFPITVGSTAATMAVSLPCHQAGRLLPAARQLQNEVGKLVGTLAFSISI; this is encoded by the coding sequence ATGCGCCTTCTCGAGGCCGTCGCGTCGCACGAAGAGGGAGCGCCGGCCAAGCAGCTCGCCCGGGAGGCCGGACTCGCCCTTCCCACGGCGTACCACCTGTTGCGCACGCTCGCCCACGAGGGCTATCTCCGCAAGGAGAAGGGCCTGTTCGTCCTGGGGACGGCGGCCGAGAGGCTGAGTAGCAGCGGAGCGCAGCAGAATCGTCGCGGCATGATCACCGACGCCCTGCAGCACTGGCGCGACGCCATCGGCGTCCCGGTGTACTTCTCGGTGTACCGAGAGGGCGAGATCGAAGTCGTGGCCGTCGCCGACACGCCCGGGAATCCCGCGGTCGCCGAATGGGCCGACTTTCGCGAGACGGGGCACGCCCACGCGATCGGTCAGTGCCTCCTCGCCCAGCTCGACGACGAGAGCCGACGCGATCACCTCGACCGCTATCCCGCGTATTCGATCACCCCGTACACGGTGCGTGACGACCGTGCGCTACTGCGACGGCTGAACGGGCAGGGGCGGATGCAGCCGGTCGTGGAGCACCAGGAGTACGCGTTGGGCACGGTCTGCGCCGCGTTCCCCATCACCGTCGGGTCCACCGCGGCGACGATGGCGGTCTCCCTCCCGTGCCATCAGGCCGGTCGCCTGCTGCCCGCGGCCCGCCAGCTGCAGAACGAAGTCGGGAAACTCGTGGGGACACTCGCCTTCTCTATCAGCATCTGA
- a CDS encoding NUDIX domain-containing protein produces the protein MTVRPVVKRTARAVLLDGNDLILIKRTKPGLDPYWLTPGGGVEPEDETVVEALHREVHEELGAKILDVVPCFVDTVEHIGEDGGATGVKVQHFFVCRLESMDLSQRHGPEIEEPCGEYEIVRVPFTRVGIASVHLVPLSLRHYLDGNIEGVRAMHAPDLG, from the coding sequence ATGACCGTCCGACCCGTGGTCAAGCGCACCGCACGCGCCGTGCTGCTCGACGGCAACGACCTGATCCTGATCAAGCGGACCAAGCCCGGCCTGGATCCGTACTGGCTGACCCCCGGCGGCGGGGTCGAACCCGAGGACGAGACCGTCGTCGAGGCCCTGCACCGCGAGGTGCACGAGGAGCTCGGCGCCAAGATCCTCGATGTGGTGCCCTGCTTCGTGGACACCGTCGAGCACATCGGCGAGGACGGCGGCGCCACCGGAGTAAAGGTCCAGCACTTCTTCGTCTGCCGCCTCGAATCCATGGACCTCAGCCAGCGGCACGGCCCCGAGATCGAGGAGCCGTGCGGCGAGTACGAGATCGTGCGGGTGCCGTTCACCCGCGTGGGCATCGCATCGGTCCATCTCGTCCCACTGTCCCTGCGGCACTATCTCGACGGCAACATCGAGGGCGTACGGGCGATGCACGCACCTGACCTGGGCTGA
- a CDS encoding cystathionine gamma-lyase has product MTQSAQMGDGTRAVRAGLPEASKNEPTLPGPVFAAHFHLPGDVSGPYTYGRDDNPTWTHLERAIGELEAPGQEGVDTLVFASGMAAISAVLFSQLKAGDVVVLPSDGYQVFPLVREQLTAFGIEVRTAPTGGDAQLDVLDGAKLLWIETPSNPGLDVCNVRRLAEAAHARGALVAVDNTLATPLGQRPLELGADFSVASGTKQLTGHGDILLGYVTCRDAELTASVRGWRKIVGAIPGPMEAWLAHRSLATLQLRAERQNANALALALALRGRDDIEALRYPGLPDDPSHKIAAQQMRRFGCVVSFTLPTRARAERFMEALRLVDDATSFGGVRSTAERRRRWGGDDVSEGFIRFSAGAEDPDDLVADVLRALDEAAA; this is encoded by the coding sequence ATGACGCAATCGGCGCAGATGGGGGACGGCACGAGGGCAGTGAGGGCGGGGCTGCCCGAGGCCTCGAAGAACGAACCGACGCTTCCAGGGCCTGTCTTCGCCGCACACTTCCACCTACCGGGTGATGTCTCGGGGCCCTACACGTACGGCCGCGACGACAACCCGACCTGGACCCACCTGGAGCGGGCCATCGGCGAGCTCGAGGCGCCCGGACAGGAGGGCGTCGACACCCTCGTCTTCGCCTCCGGGATGGCCGCCATCTCGGCCGTGCTCTTCTCTCAGCTCAAGGCCGGCGACGTGGTCGTTCTCCCGAGCGACGGCTACCAGGTGTTCCCGCTCGTCCGCGAGCAGCTCACGGCGTTCGGCATCGAGGTACGCACCGCTCCCACGGGCGGCGACGCCCAGCTCGACGTCCTGGACGGCGCGAAGCTCCTGTGGATCGAGACGCCGTCGAACCCCGGCCTCGACGTGTGCAACGTGCGGCGGCTCGCCGAGGCGGCACACGCGCGTGGCGCCCTGGTAGCGGTCGACAACACGCTCGCCACGCCGCTCGGCCAGCGCCCCTTGGAGCTCGGCGCCGACTTCTCCGTGGCCAGCGGTACCAAGCAGCTCACCGGCCACGGCGACATCCTGCTCGGCTACGTGACCTGCCGCGACGCCGAGCTGACCGCCTCGGTGCGGGGCTGGCGCAAGATCGTCGGCGCGATTCCCGGCCCTATGGAGGCCTGGCTCGCCCATCGCTCGCTCGCCACGCTCCAGTTGAGGGCGGAGCGGCAGAACGCCAACGCGCTCGCGCTCGCGCTCGCCCTGCGCGGCCGCGACGACATCGAGGCCCTGCGCTACCCGGGTCTGCCCGACGACCCTTCGCACAAGATCGCCGCGCAGCAGATGCGGCGCTTCGGGTGCGTGGTCTCTTTCACGCTGCCCACGCGCGCGCGTGCCGAGCGGTTCATGGAGGCCCTGAGGCTCGTGGACGACGCGACGAGCTTCGGCGGCGTTCGGTCCACCGCCGAGCGCCGCCGCCGATGGGGCGGGGACGACGTCTCGGAGGGCTTCATCCGCTTCTCCGCCGGTGCCGAGGACCCGGACGACCTCGTGGCCGATGTGCTGCGCGCGCTCGACGAGGCGGCCGCCTAG
- a CDS encoding LysR family transcriptional regulator, which yields MDLALLRTFVTVHRAGSFTRAAALLGLSQPAVTSQIRTLERQLGRPLFLRQARGVTPTSIGDELAHKAAPHLDALVEITETGIDEESSVRTLHLAGPPEFTTERALPALTALTRDDGQSFALRASFGNAEEVLEGLGAGHHDLAITTARPRGTLLTATPLCDEEHVLLASPRWAARIGPGTLRRNGAAALEDLPLVEAHESLPFVARYWAAVFDSRPATSGTVIVPDLRAVLACTIAGAGLSVLPRYLCAPALERGEVVALLDPPVPPLRTYFLVVRTGTLAMPHIARSHEWLLRAAVDWC from the coding sequence ATGGATCTCGCCCTGCTGCGCACATTCGTGACCGTGCACCGGGCAGGATCCTTCACGCGGGCCGCCGCGCTGCTCGGCCTTTCTCAGCCCGCAGTGACATCCCAGATCCGCACCCTGGAGCGGCAGTTGGGCCGCCCCCTGTTCCTTCGCCAGGCACGCGGCGTGACCCCCACCTCCATCGGTGACGAACTCGCCCACAAGGCCGCTCCGCACCTCGACGCCCTCGTGGAGATCACCGAGACCGGCATCGACGAGGAATCGTCGGTACGCACGCTTCACCTCGCGGGGCCTCCGGAGTTCACCACCGAGCGCGCGCTGCCCGCCCTCACCGCGCTCACCCGTGACGACGGCCAGAGCTTCGCCCTGCGCGCCTCCTTCGGCAACGCCGAGGAAGTCCTGGAGGGTCTTGGCGCGGGACATCATGATCTGGCCATCACTACGGCCCGACCGCGCGGCACCCTGCTCACCGCGACTCCGCTCTGCGACGAGGAGCATGTCCTCCTTGCCTCACCCCGGTGGGCCGCCCGCATAGGGCCCGGCACCCTGCGCCGCAACGGCGCGGCCGCGCTGGAGGATCTGCCACTGGTGGAGGCGCACGAGTCGCTGCCGTTCGTCGCCCGCTACTGGGCCGCCGTCTTCGACTCACGCCCTGCCACCTCGGGCACCGTCATCGTGCCGGATCTACGCGCGGTACTCGCCTGCACCATCGCCGGTGCCGGGCTCTCGGTGCTCCCGCGCTACCTCTGCGCGCCGGCTCTCGAGCGTGGCGAGGTCGTAGCGCTGCTCGATCCCCCGGTACCTCCGCTGCGGACGTACTTCCTCGTCGTGCGTACCGGCACGCTGGCCATGCCGCACATCGCGCGGTCGCACGAGTGGCTGCTGCGCGCCGCCGTCGATTGGTGCTGA
- a CDS encoding DUF2269 domain-containing protein, with amino-acid sequence MKLRRPARRAILVAHVTSSACWLGLTLGLLALAVTAITTGSDPMVEAACRAMKVFTDWLVIPLALLTLLSGLLLSLGTPWGLARHRWVYAKFWLTLATTAASVFALRPGVNTAVATVAAGVPLPRPSDLVAGPIVSLTAYLFMTVISVLKPWGLTRRGRKQRLAARKAVDADRLSQTA; translated from the coding sequence GTGAAACTACGCCGTCCCGCCCGCCGGGCCATCCTCGTCGCCCATGTGACGTCCTCCGCTTGCTGGCTGGGGCTCACGCTCGGCCTGCTCGCGCTCGCCGTCACGGCCATCACCACGGGTTCCGACCCGATGGTCGAGGCCGCCTGCCGCGCGATGAAGGTGTTCACGGACTGGCTGGTGATCCCGCTCGCTCTGCTCACCCTCCTGAGCGGCCTGCTGCTGTCACTGGGCACCCCGTGGGGCCTCGCCCGGCACCGCTGGGTCTATGCCAAGTTCTGGCTCACGCTCGCCACCACCGCCGCTTCGGTCTTCGCGCTGCGTCCCGGCGTCAACACCGCGGTCGCGACGGTGGCAGCAGGTGTTCCGCTGCCCCGTCCGAGCGACCTGGTGGCCGGTCCCATCGTCTCCCTCACCGCCTATCTCTTCATGACGGTGATCTCGGTGCTCAAGCCATGGGGACTGACGCGACGTGGCCGAAAGCAGCGGCTTGCTGCCCGCAAAGCGGTGGACGCGGACCGGCTGAGTCAGACAGCCTGA
- a CDS encoding DUF5326 family protein gives MREIFAGMPWWVKWVAVPVIALVVFGGLIASVVGFVIGLLFKVLLFVALVGGLIYVVRKFITGSSSRSDW, from the coding sequence GTGCGAGAGATCTTCGCGGGCATGCCGTGGTGGGTTAAGTGGGTCGCGGTGCCGGTCATCGCCCTGGTCGTCTTCGGCGGGCTGATAGCCAGCGTCGTGGGCTTCGTGATCGGTCTGCTCTTCAAGGTGCTGCTCTTCGTGGCCCTGGTCGGTGGACTCATTTACGTCGTACGGAAGTTCATCACGGGCTCGTCCTCGCGCAGCGACTGGTAG
- a CDS encoding GlcG/HbpS family heme-binding protein — MSTTTAVAPLTIQDAEILVTAASRAAESAGVTVSVTVLDAGGHLLAFRRDDRAVLISGETSTRKAYTALQLNAPTADLVDLVKPDGPFHTLPTALDRPLLFIAGGIPVHRDGRLIGAIGVGGGAPEQDHGFATAAVAELA; from the coding sequence ATGAGCACCACCACCGCCGTCGCGCCGCTGACCATCCAGGACGCGGAGATCCTCGTGACCGCCGCCAGCCGTGCCGCCGAGTCCGCCGGAGTGACCGTCAGTGTCACCGTCCTCGACGCCGGCGGACACCTGCTCGCCTTCCGGCGCGACGACCGGGCCGTCCTGATCTCCGGCGAGACCAGCACCCGCAAGGCGTACACCGCCCTCCAGCTGAACGCCCCGACCGCGGATCTCGTCGACCTGGTCAAGCCCGACGGGCCCTTCCACACCCTGCCCACCGCCCTGGACCGTCCGCTGCTCTTCATCGCGGGCGGCATCCCCGTCCATCGCGACGGCCGTCTCATCGGCGCCATCGGTGTCGGTGGTGGCGCACCGGAGCAGGACCACGGGTTCGCCACGGCAGCCGTGGCAGAGCTCGCCTGA
- a CDS encoding HAD family hydrolase: MARLHLFDLDGTLLHGTSAPVEISRQLGLEAETVALDREIGAQRIGPPEYARRVHALWERLTPEHVTAAFEGAPWLTGIRETWAEIRARGEYCAVVSLSPSFFVERLTGWGAHAAYGSRFPAVPFTEPVDPSGVLSAAAKVKIADRLCEQFGVSRADCLAYGDSLSDVELFGAVPVSIAINADQHVAALATHSYVGRDLWEAYELVRHAR; encoded by the coding sequence ATGGCGAGACTGCATCTCTTCGATCTGGACGGAACGCTGCTGCACGGCACGTCGGCGCCCGTGGAAATCTCCCGTCAACTGGGGCTCGAGGCCGAGACCGTGGCCCTGGACCGTGAGATCGGCGCGCAGCGCATCGGCCCGCCGGAATACGCGCGGCGAGTACACGCCCTGTGGGAGCGCCTCACACCCGAGCACGTGACGGCCGCGTTCGAGGGTGCGCCCTGGCTGACGGGTATCCGGGAGACCTGGGCGGAGATACGGGCGCGTGGCGAGTACTGCGCGGTGGTCTCGCTCTCGCCGTCGTTCTTCGTGGAGCGGCTGACGGGGTGGGGTGCCCATGCGGCGTACGGGTCCCGCTTCCCCGCGGTGCCCTTCACCGAGCCCGTCGACCCCTCGGGCGTTCTCAGCGCCGCGGCGAAGGTGAAGATCGCGGACCGGCTCTGTGAACAGTTCGGAGTGTCCAGGGCCGATTGCCTCGCCTACGGCGACTCGCTCTCCGACGTGGAGCTGTTCGGCGCCGTGCCGGTATCGATTGCGATCAATGCGGATCAGCACGTCGCGGCTCTGGCGACTCACTCGTATGTCGGCCGCGATCTGTGGGAGGCGTACGAATTGGTGCGTCACGCCCGCTAA
- a CDS encoding cupin domain-containing protein produces the protein MKAFRLDELEAERAANDGAYLQFLHERNMSVGLYALDAGGQDPQQPHQQDEVYLVVSGRGSITVGMETTQVARGSVVYVPAGVTHKFHHISEDLRVLVVFSPPES, from the coding sequence ATGAAGGCATTCCGGCTGGACGAACTGGAAGCGGAACGTGCCGCGAACGACGGCGCGTATCTGCAGTTCCTGCATGAGCGGAACATGTCGGTCGGGCTCTACGCCCTCGACGCGGGGGGCCAGGACCCGCAGCAGCCCCACCAGCAGGACGAGGTCTACCTCGTCGTCAGCGGTCGAGGCTCGATCACCGTCGGCATGGAGACGACCCAGGTGGCGCGCGGCAGTGTCGTGTACGTGCCGGCCGGGGTGACCCACAAGTTCCATCACATCAGCGAGGACCTGCGGGTTCTGGTGGTGTTCTCTCCGCCTGAGAGCTGA
- a CDS encoding low molecular weight protein-tyrosine-phosphatase, whose product MPFRVCFVCTGNICRSPMAESVFRSRLHEAGLDGLVEVNSAGTGGWHEGDGADHRTVSVLAAGGYESGHTARQFSASWFSRLDLVIALDAGHLRTLRHLAPSPEDAEKVRLLRSYDPSAGADLDVPDPYYGGIDGFEECLKMVEAASDGLLDAVRAALEGRAA is encoded by the coding sequence ATGCCTTTCCGCGTGTGCTTCGTCTGCACCGGCAACATCTGCCGCTCGCCCATGGCCGAGTCGGTCTTCCGCTCGCGCCTCCACGAGGCCGGTCTCGACGGCCTCGTGGAGGTGAACAGCGCGGGCACCGGCGGCTGGCACGAGGGGGACGGTGCCGACCACCGCACCGTCTCCGTGCTGGCGGCCGGCGGCTACGAAAGCGGCCATACGGCCCGGCAGTTCAGCGCCTCGTGGTTCTCCCGGCTCGATCTGGTGATCGCCCTGGACGCCGGGCATCTGCGCACCCTGCGCCACCTGGCACCGAGTCCGGAGGACGCCGAGAAGGTCCGCCTGCTGCGCTCGTACGACCCCTCGGCAGGGGCAGACCTGGACGTACCGGACCCGTACTACGGCGGCATCGACGGCTTCGAGGAGTGCCTGAAAATGGTGGAGGCGGCAAGCGACGGTCTACTCGACGCGGTACGCGCAGCACTGGAAGGACGGGCGGCATGA
- a CDS encoding GNAT family N-acetyltransferase, whose amino-acid sequence MSTPPLSALPIRRLTPRDLTACADLSQDRGWPREEHKWGLLLAAGIGYGIDDPDGGLVSACVVTDYGPPNRPALSAIGMVLVAERHARRGIGRRLMQYVIEQADTTPLTLHATPYGRPLYEELGFKVTGRAEMVRGHFAPGGPAPSVATRAATAEDLSAILRLDAEVFGTDRTHVLTRLPAFGDQLRVAEDGGELIGFAAAWPNMDTHVIGPLIARDTEAAKALVSSLAAGTNRPLRTDIDVRHEELLAWIKARGVESRAFNAVMNYGAPDLPGDWTRRFAPLTVAAG is encoded by the coding sequence GTGTCGACACCTCCCCTCTCCGCTCTGCCCATCCGCCGGCTGACCCCGCGTGACCTCACGGCGTGCGCCGACCTCTCCCAGGATCGCGGCTGGCCCCGCGAGGAACACAAGTGGGGCCTGCTACTCGCTGCCGGCATCGGCTACGGCATCGACGACCCCGACGGGGGCCTGGTGAGCGCCTGCGTGGTGACCGACTACGGCCCGCCGAACCGGCCCGCGCTGAGCGCCATCGGCATGGTTCTCGTCGCCGAACGCCACGCCCGCCGCGGCATCGGCCGCCGCCTCATGCAGTACGTGATCGAGCAGGCGGACACCACGCCGCTCACCTTGCACGCGACCCCGTACGGCCGCCCTCTCTACGAGGAGCTGGGATTCAAGGTCACCGGGCGCGCGGAGATGGTGCGAGGACACTTCGCCCCCGGCGGACCGGCACCGTCCGTGGCCACGCGCGCCGCGACCGCGGAGGATCTCTCAGCCATCCTTCGCCTGGACGCGGAGGTCTTCGGCACCGACCGCACCCATGTCCTGACCCGACTCCCGGCCTTTGGCGACCAGCTGCGCGTGGCCGAGGACGGGGGCGAACTCATCGGCTTCGCGGCCGCCTGGCCCAACATGGACACCCACGTCATCGGCCCGCTCATCGCCCGCGACACCGAGGCGGCGAAGGCTCTCGTCTCCTCTCTCGCCGCCGGCACGAATCGCCCTCTGCGTACCGACATCGACGTGCGCCACGAGGAACTGCTGGCGTGGATCAAGGCACGAGGGGTGGAGTCCCGGGCCTTCAACGCCGTGATGAACTACGGCGCCCCCGACCTCCCCGGTGACTGGACGCGCCGTTTCGCGCCTCTCACGGTCGCCGCGGGCTGA